A single genomic interval of Wolbachia endosymbiont of Diaphorina citri harbors:
- a CDS encoding acyl-CoA carboxylase subunit beta produces the protein MQDSEILETLKIKTLEAEKGGGPDRVNKQHEKGKLTARERLSILLDENSFQEYDKFVKHHATDFGMQNADFLGDGVVIGHGTIYGRKVFVYSQDFTVFGGSLGASHAKKICKIMDMAINARVPIIGLNDSGGARIQEGVNSLAGYGEIFQRNVNASGVIPQISLIMGPCAGGAVYSPALTDFTFMVKNSSYMFITGPDVVKKVTYENVSHEDLGGAKIHTSKTGVADFAFNNDVEMLLKMREFLTFLPANNQELSKPVPTCDLIDDVDESLNTLVPTNPNTPYDIYELIEKVCDERKFFELKPDFARNIIIGFGRIGGNTIGVVANQPMHLAGCLDIDSSRKAARFVRFCDAFNIPIITLIDVPGFLPGTNQEYNNIIQHGAKLLYAYAEATVPKISLITRKAYGGAYIVMNSKHLKGDINYAWPTAEIAVMGPESAVEIIFRHEKDQQTLIKEYKEKFANPFFAASHGYIDDIIVPSKTRYHLHKALELLKNKKVERIWKKHDNLPL, from the coding sequence ATGCAAGACTCTGAAATACTAGAAACTCTAAAGATCAAAACATTAGAAGCTGAAAAAGGAGGAGGTCCTGATAGAGTTAACAAGCAACATGAAAAAGGGAAATTAACTGCTAGAGAAAGGCTGAGTATATTGCTCGATGAAAATTCATTTCAAGAATATGATAAGTTTGTAAAACATCACGCAACTGATTTTGGCATGCAAAATGCTGATTTTTTAGGTGATGGAGTTGTAATTGGCCATGGTACTATTTATGGCAGAAAAGTTTTTGTTTATTCTCAGGATTTCACTGTCTTTGGCGGATCGCTTGGCGCATCACATGCAAAAAAAATATGCAAAATTATGGATATGGCAATTAATGCCAGGGTTCCAATTATCGGACTAAACGATTCTGGTGGAGCCAGAATTCAAGAAGGAGTAAATTCCCTTGCTGGTTATGGAGAAATTTTTCAAAGGAATGTAAATGCATCAGGCGTTATACCACAAATCTCTCTAATCATGGGCCCGTGTGCTGGCGGTGCAGTTTACTCTCCAGCGCTAACTGACTTTACTTTCATGGTAAAAAATAGCTCATACATGTTTATAACCGGACCAGATGTAGTGAAAAAAGTTACATACGAGAACGTAAGCCACGAAGATCTCGGTGGAGCAAAAATTCATACAAGCAAAACAGGAGTAGCAGATTTTGCGTTCAATAATGATGTTGAAATGCTACTGAAAATGCGTGAATTCCTTACCTTTTTGCCAGCCAATAATCAAGAATTGTCAAAGCCTGTACCAACCTGTGACTTAATCGATGATGTTGATGAATCTTTGAACACTCTAGTTCCTACCAATCCTAACACTCCTTATGATATATATGAACTCATTGAAAAGGTGTGTGATGAAAGGAAATTTTTTGAACTAAAACCCGATTTTGCTCGTAACATCATAATTGGCTTTGGCAGAATTGGAGGAAATACTATTGGTGTTGTTGCAAATCAACCTATGCACCTTGCAGGATGCTTAGATATTGACTCTTCAAGAAAAGCTGCGAGATTTGTAAGATTTTGTGACGCATTTAACATTCCCATCATCACACTTATTGATGTTCCGGGGTTTTTACCTGGCACGAATCAAGAATACAATAATATAATACAACACGGAGCGAAACTGCTTTACGCTTACGCTGAAGCGACCGTGCCGAAAATTAGCCTTATCACTAGAAAAGCGTATGGTGGTGCATATATTGTTATGAACTCAAAACATTTAAAAGGTGATATAAATTATGCTTGGCCAACCGCTGAGATAGCTGTAATGGGCCCTGAAAGTGCAGTTGAAATTATATTTAGGCATGAAAAAGACCAGCAAACGTTAATCAAAGAATATAAAGAGAAATTTGCTAATCCATTTTTTGCTGCATCGCATGGATATATTGATGATATAATAGTGCCAAGTAAAACAAGGTATCACCTTCACAAAGCACTAGAACTACTTAAAAACAAGAAAGTAGAAAGAATATGGAAGAAGCATGATAATCTTCCTTTGTAA